From the Trifolium pratense cultivar HEN17-A07 linkage group LG4, ARS_RC_1.1, whole genome shotgun sequence genome, the window TGCAATTTAGTTGGAATACATAATTGTACCAGAGTTCGGTAGTTAATCTGATTTTTCCTGTAGTGACAAAAACAGTAACCGacctgaaaataaaataattactcTGCTTATTGAAGAAGAAAGCATACCAATATACTAGCTGCTTCAGCACTCTCATTTGAACTTTGAGCCGTAACAAGTGTCAATGATAGAGACTTGAATGTGAAAGTGGGCCTTGACTTTGGCCCAAGACTAAGGGAGGAAAAAGGGAATAAAAGAATGATGACGTGGCTACAGGGTGTATGCATTTCATGTGATAGTTACTATATATTAGGAAGCAGGGAGAGGGAAGAAAGGAGGAAGAATTCTGTTAGAAAGAATGGGTCATCATCTTGGTGATTGGAGGAGCCTTTGAGCTCTTGGGGCTGATAGCTATTGTTATCAGTTTGTTGTCTTTGTTATTTTACATTCCACCATTGCAGTACTTGTAATTTGTTCACAGATTTCATTAATATAATTGCAATTTCCTTTTCATACTCAATATTTTACTCTGTTCTTTGATCTGAAACCCATCAGTCAACTCCCACCCAATGGTTCCATTTGCATGATTTGAATCATCATAAAGTTGTTGATCAGCTGAAACCAACATTAACAATACATTGTATCAATTGAGGCCAAGTGCAGGAAAAGTAAAAATTCACTAATCATCAAGATCAGGGTCAACATGCATTCCTACCTAGCTCAGCGATTAAAGGTAAAATTATAACTTCAGAGGCTACATTTTTCTGGTAATCAATGAGCAACAAGTCTTTcaaattcacatcctctgatgGTTAAACATAGAGAAATACCATTCAAGTGTTGGATATGGCAAAACAAAAGATTCATGTTCATGAAAATGGAGTGTCACAGTCAAAAATTGAAGGTTCAAAGCACTAGATTCAACGACTACTGAACCTGTTAATGCTTTAAGGACTACTGTGCAAATAATAACATGCAAATATTCAATGCTTAGTGAGTGTATCATTATGCAAATAAACAAGCAATGAACTATGAACCCTATGATTTCTAATTTAGAGCAACGATATGACTtgatgaataatgctagcaacacactctttaacaaacacactccaacacactatcttttattggttgaaattcacatgggtcccataaaaaaatgtggacccatataacttttatgggacccatataaattttaaccaatagaagagagtgtgttatagtgtgtttattaaagagtgtgttgctagcactcctcatgaCTTGATTATTCAGTGAGCTTGACAGTGTTAAAAATCATCGAACACTAATACAATAACCTTAATTAATCACGAAACTCATAGCGCTCAAATCAAATTCAGAGGCCAATTAGTGAAAATCAACTAAATCGGAGAAAAGAAGCATAAGAAatgcaaaaaaaatcaaaattagtgTGTTGAAATTTAACTTACACAGCAATCGAAAAAGAAACAGCAAAACCTCAATTTTCAACGAAGAATAACAGTCATGAGAGGATAAAAAGCTATGTTAATCATTActcatgttattttatttttttgacgttAGCATATTACTCTTATATTATACATATACTACATAGAATAAAAAATCTCGCCCACCCTATTTTTACTTTTCTGCTATCTAAGAGTTTCTCGTGcgccttatttttactcatccgttaCTTACGAGTTATTtaagagtttctcgcgcgccctatttttactcatccgttacttacgagtttctcgcgcgccctatttttactcactcGTTACTTATgagtttctcgtgcgccctatttttactcatcccctacCAAAGAGTTTCTTGCGCGGCCTATTGTTACTTATCTGCTACTTAAGAGtttctcgcgcaccctatttttactcatccgctacctgtGAGTTTCTCGCACGCTCTATtcttactcatccgctacctaagAGTTTCTCGCAcgccttatttttactcatccgctaactgcgagtttctcgcgcgctctatttttactcatccgctacctacgagtttctcgcgtgCTCTATTgttactcatctgctacttatgagtttcttgcgcgccctatttttactcatccgctacctacgagtttctcgcgcgctttattttttctcatccgctacctaagtAGTAGAAACgagaaatttgaggaaaaaaacaccgtctgctacttaagtcgAGGATGATATTTGAGACACTCGTAGAacggcaaaaaaaaaacttttataatacaaattaagtttaaatcataaaaaagaagttacttatagtattttttttaaacaaaatattataatttatttgggcttgcgggccgcccgtgGCCCATTCgcgctagcccatattttaaacGAACTTTATCGGGCGGGGCTAAAAAGTCTGAAAACAATTTGGGTTAGGATTTTCATGGCCTAAGCCTGGGAAAAAATCGGGTTTGGCGgcccggcccattcgggctagcccattttgacagctctaggtcctgggttcgatccctagCTATttgtaaacataataataataataataataataataataataaagtttaaaaattaaaatttaattcaaaattatttgattaaaaaataaatctaataCTAAATTTCTTTTACAAGTTATGATATCCATATAAGGATAATAGagttttttttaaggataatagagtttaaaaattaaaatctaattcTAAATtatctaattaaaaaaaaaaatctaatcatAAATATTTTCGACTTATCTTTCACGCTTCgtcaaaaaaaacttatctTTCACGCAATCTTACCCTATAAGTAAACTAAAAACAGTGCCGTTGAAGTTATACGACTAAACCTAAAAAACTCTTGGTGTTCAATTCATCACTGTTCTGTTCCTTTTCGCGCGCCCGAGTCCGAGTCACTGTGTCTCTGATTCACTTCTCCCGAGTCACGACTCACAACGTAATCCCTAAATCTCGTTTGATGACAACGATGAACGAGTTTCCTCCTAGGGTTTTGGAATCTCTCGATTCCATGGATGCATTCCATATTTCCTCTCCAAATCTTCAACGGCTCCACGAGTTTCTCGGTAAGACATTTTTCtatcatttgttttctttttttttttggtagaattcTATCATTTGTTTTCTATTGCtgaaaaattttgaattttgttttctcCATTGCGTGTTAATTTTTTAgttctttttttcctcttatttttaTACAAGTTTTGTTGCATATGTAATGTCATAATCTCATGAAAAATTTTGGGGCTTGATCTAGGAATTCGGGTAGTATGCTAGATCTCGTGGGATTTGCGAATGAAAGATTTGCGtgttaattctttatttttaactttgcaaatgaaagattcaattttgaaagaaaatgaattCTTAATGTTAAACCAAAAACATTAGTGACTATAGTTGTTAATAAAATTTGAGTTCTGTTATGGTTTCCATGATAactgtttcttttttctttcaaactaACTGACTTTAACTTTATATGTAGCCGAGGAGTTCGAGGTAATTGATTTTGATGGTATTTCTTGTGTTGATGTTGATGGGGCTATTGATAATTTGAATTTGGAGACTGATGATGTGTTGGATAACATGCTGCGAAACACTCTTGATGATTACACAAAGAATTATGACTTTGAAGCTGTGAAATTATCAAAGAGTACCACTTTGGAAAATCACCAACATCAGAATTCTGTTGAACCTGAGACAGAAGATACCGGTGGTGATGTATCTTTGTTACAATCAAGTCAGGTAGATTATGTTTCTTTAAGGTTTTAATCCAATGTACTGTAACCTCTATTTGTGAGTTTAATTATATTCTAAGGAAGGGATTTGAATTGCAGGACTAATCTTTGTTCAATTCTTTTTGCAGACTGAATCATTTTACATTAATTTAGAGGCTGATGAATGTGTGAATTACAGTACTCCATCAAGTTCTGTGTCTGATAATATTGCAGCGGATGCAACTTTTTCACATAAAGGCTTTTCCCCGTACAATGGTGATGATTGCCTGTGCTCAGAATATAATGACAATAGGATTGGTGGTCAGTGTAATTTAATGAACGGAGAGGCATCTGGCCAAGGAATAGAACTGGCTCAACCTTTGAATACTTCTAGTATGGTTCTTAAGGAGCATTTTGTACCAGGAGCTATATTGGGAACTTCACCGAGACGTTCCAAATCTTTTGACCAGCGATCATCTAAATCTAATCACTGTTTCAATGGTTCAATATCTACAATGGAGAAATATACGGATCTCAGTGAGCATCTTCAAGCAGAGCATTTAAAGGCTAAGTCATCTCTAGACACATCAAGTTGTGTAACggatgaaatgaaaataattgaatattttCCAGTTGAAGAAAAATCAAGATCCTACCCGATGTCCATAGAATACATTCAGCAACATTTACATATTTTGAGTGATTCTGCTACTGCTATCAATTTTCCAGATATGGACGACTCAGATGACATAGAAATCATTGAAAATTTCCCAGTTCAAAACAAATCAAGATCATCGCTTGAAGATGGACGTCGTGAGAAATACTGTACACCGACAGAAAATCTTGAACACTTTCCTGATATGTATGATTATGCTCCTATTAGCAACGAGGTCTTCAATGATGATGTTCAGATCATTGATAACTTGAGTGATTCTGCTGCTGCTATCAATTTTCCAGATATGGACGATTCAGATGACATAGAAATCTTTGAAAATTTCCCGGTTCAAAACAAATCAAGATCATCGCTTGAAGATGGACGTCGTGAGAAATACTGTACACCGACAGAAAATCTTGAACACTTTCCTGATATGTATGATTATGCTCCTATTAGCAACGAGGTCTTCAATGATGATGTTCAGATCATTGATAACTTGAAGCTGGATTGGTCACCAACTCTGCAAATGCATCGAGTTTCTAATGCTGCAGTAGATAATGAGGTCTTCAATGATGATGTCCAGATCATTGATAACATAAAACTAGATTTTTGGGCGGAGCCACCCGCAAAGAAGATGCGGCTTATGCATTTTCCCGGTGGAAGTGATGGAATCCTAACTTCTTTTACCTGCACATGATTTTGAATAATTTctttaagtttttcttttgcaaCATGTAAATAGTGGCAAGTAGCAGTGGTTACTTATATAATGCCATTTTATTCAGCTGTTGGGCAAAAACACATTGTTTTTGTGACACCAACACACTCATTATTCATTATTTGTTCAATTTATGTACAAAAATAGATAATATAATCTGAGACTTCAttctttctataaaaaaaattgattaacaaaTTGTTCCATATCATTTAAGTTCATGACAGTCCTCAACCTGGACAAAACTAGCTTAATAAGTGTATCTCTAGGTTGATACTGTAGCTTCAAATCAAGGGTAGGAAGCAATATTTGTACAACTATCATTATCTTTtgtcagaaaaataaaaataagataacAAAGGAAGTACTAAACTAGTTGATAAGTCCTAAAGTTTTGCACTGATAAAGCATTTCTTGCAATATTGTAAACAACTAGTTTAGAGActagttatttttcttttcctttctgATGTTTATCCAGCAACTTCTGGCATTTCTAAGAAATGGAAAGACGTGTTGGTATACctaaagaagaaataaaagacaaaattaagtataccaaaaaaaagaaatgatcaAAGGcgtataaaaagaaataaatttattcttaaATCGGATGTGCTCTTGTTGGCTGTTGCTTTTTAGAGTGGGGGCATGAGTTCTGGGGAATTTGTTActgcttttttattttgaagaaacATGTTACTCTTACCTTTTGC encodes:
- the LOC123924293 gene encoding uncharacterized protein LOC123924293, whose amino-acid sequence is MTTMNEFPPRVLESLDSMDAFHISSPNLQRLHEFLAEEFEVIDFDGISCVDVDGAIDNLNLETDDVLDNMLRNTLDDYTKNYDFEAVKLSKSTTLENHQHQNSVEPETEDTGGDVSLLQSSQTESFYINLEADECVNYSTPSSSVSDNIAADATFSHKGFSPYNGDDCLCSEYNDNRIGGQCNLMNGEASGQGIELAQPLNTSSMVLKEHFVPGAILGTSPRRSKSFDQRSSKSNHCFNGSISTMEKYTDLSEHLQAEHLKAKSSLDTSSCVTDEMKIIEYFPVEEKSRSYPMSIEYIQQHLHILSDSATAINFPDMDDSDDIEIIENFPVQNKSRSSLEDGRREKYCTPTENLEHFPDMYDYAPISNEVFNDDVQIIDNLSDSAAAINFPDMDDSDDIEIFENFPVQNKSRSSLEDGRREKYCTPTENLEHFPDMYDYAPISNEVFNDDVQIIDNLKLDWSPTLQMHRVSNAAVDNEVFNDDVQIIDNIKLDFWAEPPAKKMRLMHFPGGSDGILTSFTCT